One genomic window of Burkholderia diffusa includes the following:
- a CDS encoding DUF805 domain-containing protein — MNFTEAVRSALNQYAKFEGRARRAEYWYFALLTGVVSIVCQVITMAGRDASALSLLLMIVAAVVSLALVLPSLAVTVRRLHDTGRSGWFLLVGFVPVVGGILLLVWMCSRGTNGPNRFGLDPIPAI; from the coding sequence ATGAATTTCACCGAGGCTGTGCGTTCCGCACTCAATCAATACGCGAAATTCGAGGGCCGCGCGCGCCGTGCCGAATACTGGTATTTCGCGCTGCTTACCGGCGTGGTGTCGATCGTCTGCCAGGTGATTACCATGGCCGGGCGCGATGCGAGCGCGCTGTCGCTGCTGCTGATGATCGTCGCGGCCGTCGTGTCGCTTGCGCTGGTGCTGCCGAGCCTCGCGGTCACCGTGCGCCGCCTGCACGATACGGGCCGTTCCGGCTGGTTCCTGCTGGTCGGGTTCGTTCCGGTCGTCGGCGGGATCCTGCTGCTCGTGTGGATGTGCTCGCGCGGCACCAATGGCCCGAACCGTTTCGGCCTGGATCCGATTCCGGCGATCTGA
- the flhB gene encoding flagellar biosynthesis protein FlhB yields the protein MADESDLDRTEAATPRRREKAREEGQVARSRELASFALLAAGFYGAWLLAGPSGAHLQTMLRGAFAFDRATAFDTHRMLSAAGSASVEGLAALLPILALTGLAALVAPMALGGWLISQKTFELKFDRLNPIAGLGRMFSIQGPIQLGMSLAKTIVVGGIGGIAIWRSKDELLGLATQPLGSALADAMHLVAVCCGTTVAGMLVVAALDVPYQLWQYNKKLRMTKEEVKREHRENEGDPHVKGRIRQQQRAIARRRMMAAVPKADVVVTNPTHFAVALQYTDGEMRAPKVVAKGVNLVAARIRELAAEHNVPLLEAPPLARALYHNVELEREIPGSLYSAVAEVLAWVYQLRRFRSEGGAFPAAPVDLDVPAELDKGSSVATDDEREEAEDTLGKQGNAA from the coding sequence GTGGCAGACGAGAGCGATCTCGACAGAACCGAAGCCGCCACTCCGAGGCGCCGCGAGAAGGCGCGCGAGGAGGGGCAGGTCGCGCGTTCGCGCGAACTGGCTTCGTTCGCGCTGCTCGCGGCCGGGTTTTACGGCGCGTGGCTGCTCGCGGGTCCGTCGGGCGCCCATCTCCAGACGATGCTGCGCGGCGCGTTCGCGTTCGACCGCGCGACCGCGTTCGACACGCACCGGATGCTGTCGGCGGCCGGCAGCGCGAGCGTCGAAGGTCTCGCCGCGCTGCTGCCGATCCTCGCGCTCACCGGGCTGGCTGCGCTGGTCGCGCCAATGGCGCTCGGCGGCTGGCTGATCTCGCAGAAGACCTTCGAGCTCAAGTTCGACCGCCTGAACCCGATCGCGGGCCTCGGCCGGATGTTCTCGATCCAGGGGCCGATCCAGCTCGGGATGTCGCTCGCGAAGACGATCGTCGTCGGCGGGATCGGCGGGATCGCGATCTGGCGCAGCAAGGACGAGCTGCTCGGCCTCGCGACCCAGCCGCTCGGCTCGGCGCTTGCCGATGCGATGCACCTGGTCGCCGTGTGCTGCGGCACGACGGTCGCCGGGATGCTGGTGGTCGCCGCGCTCGACGTGCCTTACCAACTCTGGCAGTACAACAAGAAGTTGCGCATGACGAAGGAAGAAGTGAAGCGCGAGCATCGCGAGAACGAAGGCGATCCGCACGTGAAGGGCCGTATCCGCCAGCAGCAGCGCGCGATCGCGCGGCGCCGGATGATGGCCGCCGTGCCGAAGGCCGACGTGGTCGTCACGAACCCGACGCACTTCGCCGTCGCGCTGCAGTACACGGACGGCGAGATGCGCGCGCCGAAGGTCGTCGCGAAGGGCGTGAACCTCGTCGCCGCGCGCATTCGCGAACTTGCGGCCGAGCACAACGTACCGCTGCTCGAGGCGCCGCCGCTCGCGCGTGCGCTGTATCACAACGTCGAACTCGAACGCGAGATTCCGGGCTCGCTGTATTCGGCCGTCGCGGAAGTGCTCGCGTGGGTCTACCAGCTGCGGCGCTTCCGTTCGGAAGGCGGCGCCTTCCCGGCCGCACCGGTCGATCTCGACGTGCCGGCCGAACTCGACAAGGGGTCGTCGGTCGCCACCGACGACGAGCGTGAGGAAGCCGAAGACACGCTCGGCAAGCAAGGAAACGCAGCATGA
- the flhA gene encoding flagellar biosynthesis protein FlhA produces the protein MSTPTTGLFAKRQNPFAGTNLRALAGPILICMILGMMILPLPPLLLDLLFTFNIALSVMVLLVSMYTMKPLDFAAFPSVLLFSTLLRLSLNVASTRVVLLEGHTGPDAAGQVIEAFGHFLVGGNFAVGIVVFVILMIINFMVITKGAGRIAEVSARFTLDAMPGKQMAIDADLNAGLINEEQARKRRLAVSQEAEFYGSMDGASKFVRGDAIAGLIIMAINVIGGLIVGMVQHDMSFAAAGTNYTLLTIGDGLVAQIPSLVISTAAGVIVSRVATDEDIGTQITGQLFTNPRVLTITGAIIVLMGLIPGMPHFAFLALGGGAIWLARTQTRRAAARVAAGDVTEIAPPAALPGDSHEATWDDVQLIDPLGLEVGYRLIPLVDKNSDGELLKRIKSIRKKFAQEIGFLPPVIHIRDNLELRPNAYRIALKGVEIGAGEVFPGQWLAINPGQVTAALPGAMTQDPAFGLPAVWIDVAMREQAQVYGYTVVDASTVVATHLNHLVVQHAAELLGRQEVQALVERTGKDAPSLVEDLVPKTISLTTLQKVLQNLLEEGVPIRDMRTILEAVSEHAGRGDAYEITAAVRLSLGRAITQQWYPGSGEMQVMGLDSNLERVLSQALATGANPGLEPGLAHNLLTGTQQAMLRQQNLGLPPVLLVQHALRAMLARFLRRSLPQLKVLSYAEVPDTRTIKVVNVIGGSA, from the coding sequence ATGAGCACCCCGACCACCGGCCTGTTCGCCAAGCGCCAGAATCCGTTCGCCGGCACCAACCTGCGCGCGCTCGCGGGCCCGATCCTCATCTGCATGATCCTGGGGATGATGATCCTGCCGCTGCCGCCGCTGCTGCTGGATCTGCTGTTCACGTTCAACATCGCGCTGTCGGTGATGGTGCTGCTCGTCAGCATGTACACGATGAAGCCGCTCGACTTCGCGGCGTTCCCGAGCGTGCTGCTGTTCTCGACGCTCTTGCGCCTGTCGCTGAACGTCGCGTCGACGCGCGTCGTGCTGCTCGAAGGCCACACCGGCCCCGACGCGGCCGGCCAGGTGATCGAGGCGTTCGGCCACTTCCTCGTCGGCGGCAACTTCGCGGTCGGCATCGTCGTGTTCGTGATCCTGATGATCATCAACTTCATGGTGATCACGAAGGGCGCGGGGCGGATCGCGGAAGTGTCCGCGCGCTTCACGCTCGATGCGATGCCCGGCAAGCAGATGGCGATCGACGCCGACCTGAACGCGGGCCTCATCAACGAAGAGCAGGCCCGCAAGCGGCGCCTCGCCGTGTCGCAGGAAGCCGAGTTCTACGGGTCGATGGACGGCGCGTCGAAGTTCGTGCGCGGCGACGCGATCGCGGGCCTGATCATCATGGCGATCAACGTGATCGGCGGGCTGATTGTCGGGATGGTGCAGCACGACATGTCGTTCGCCGCGGCCGGCACCAACTACACGCTGCTGACGATCGGCGACGGCCTCGTCGCGCAGATCCCGTCGCTCGTGATCTCGACGGCCGCCGGCGTGATCGTGTCGCGCGTCGCGACCGACGAGGACATCGGCACGCAGATCACCGGCCAGCTGTTCACGAACCCGCGCGTGCTGACGATCACCGGCGCGATCATCGTGCTGATGGGCCTGATCCCGGGCATGCCGCACTTCGCGTTCCTCGCGCTCGGCGGCGGTGCGATCTGGCTGGCCCGCACGCAGACCCGCCGCGCGGCGGCCCGCGTGGCGGCCGGCGACGTGACCGAGATCGCACCGCCCGCCGCACTGCCGGGCGACAGCCACGAGGCGACCTGGGACGACGTGCAGCTGATCGATCCGCTCGGCCTCGAAGTCGGCTACCGGCTGATTCCGCTCGTCGACAAGAACAGCGACGGCGAGCTGCTCAAGCGCATCAAGAGCATCCGCAAGAAATTCGCTCAGGAGATCGGCTTCCTGCCGCCGGTGATCCACATCCGCGACAACCTCGAGCTGCGGCCGAACGCGTACCGGATTGCGCTGAAGGGCGTCGAGATCGGCGCGGGCGAAGTGTTCCCGGGCCAGTGGCTCGCGATCAACCCGGGCCAGGTGACGGCCGCGCTGCCGGGCGCCATGACGCAGGATCCTGCGTTCGGGCTGCCCGCCGTGTGGATCGACGTCGCGATGCGCGAGCAGGCGCAGGTGTACGGCTACACGGTCGTCGATGCGAGCACGGTCGTCGCGACGCATCTGAACCATCTGGTCGTCCAGCACGCGGCCGAACTGCTCGGCCGCCAGGAAGTGCAGGCGCTGGTCGAGCGCACCGGCAAGGACGCGCCGTCGCTCGTCGAGGATCTCGTGCCGAAGACGATCTCGCTGACGACGCTGCAGAAAGTGCTGCAGAACCTGCTCGAGGAAGGCGTGCCGATTCGCGACATGCGCACGATCCTCGAAGCCGTGTCCGAACACGCCGGCCGCGGCGACGCGTACGAGATCACCGCCGCGGTGCGGCTGTCGCTCGGTCGCGCGATCACGCAGCAGTGGTATCCGGGCTCGGGCGAGATGCAGGTGATGGGCCTCGATTCGAATCTCGAGCGCGTGCTGTCGCAGGCGCTCGCCACCGGCGCGAACCCGGGCCTCGAGCCCGGTCTCGCGCACAACCTTCTGACCGGCACGCAACAGGCGATGCTGCGTCAACAGAATCTCGGGCTGCCGCCGGTGCTGCTGGTGCAGCACGCGCTGCGCGCGATGCTCGCGCGTTTCCTGCGCCGCAGCCTGCCGCAACTGAAAGTGCTGTCGTATGCCGAAGTGCCGGACACGCGCACGATCAAAGTCGTTAACGTCATCGGGGGTTCCGCTTGA
- the flhF gene encoding flagellar biosynthesis protein FlhF gives MNIRKFTGATSRDALRLVREALGADAVVLSNRTLDDGSVEIVALADSDLAAVAPPAARTRTVAPRAPESVPAAAVPGIVSRPGAAFARPAVNPYAAGEGGLPDVFSSVFGASAEATAPAAQPAGFDADAHAADAASPSSAVSAAAADAAAAASEPAPWLVEHAKRLTQQREALMARAQAAPAAPQSPARAQQDAAPATPAGWARDIVRDAERRMPSAGAATLRQGEASAAKPVERARLSAEAAAAVADAVKTRIESIVNDTVMHELGAMRGMMEEQFDSLMWHDRQRRSPVHGALTKHLFSAGFSAQLVRMLVDNLPSGDGAQTFEQAAEWAQSVLAANLPVLESEDALMERGGVFALMGPTGVGKTTTTAKLAARCVMRFGASKVALLTTDSYRIGGHEQLRIFGKILGVPVHAVKDAGDLELALSELRNKHIVLIDTIGMSQRDRALSDQIAMLHGANAPVQRLLLLNATSHGDTLNEVVQAYRSAAEYPDLAGCILTKLDEATHLGGVLDTVIRYKLPVHYVSTGQKVPENLYVASTRFLLKSAFCVPRDGSPFVPQDEDMPTLLSALTARSTAELHEVRFG, from the coding sequence TTGAACATTCGCAAATTCACCGGCGCGACCAGCCGCGACGCGCTTCGCCTCGTGCGCGAGGCACTCGGGGCCGACGCCGTCGTGCTGTCGAACCGCACGCTCGATGACGGCAGCGTCGAAATCGTCGCACTCGCCGACTCGGATCTCGCCGCGGTCGCACCGCCGGCTGCCCGGACGCGCACCGTCGCGCCGCGCGCGCCGGAATCCGTGCCGGCAGCGGCCGTCCCGGGCATCGTGTCGCGCCCGGGTGCAGCGTTCGCGCGCCCGGCCGTCAATCCGTATGCGGCGGGCGAAGGCGGCCTGCCGGATGTGTTCTCGTCGGTGTTCGGCGCGAGCGCCGAAGCGACCGCGCCGGCAGCTCAACCGGCCGGTTTCGACGCCGACGCGCACGCAGCGGACGCGGCATCGCCGTCGTCGGCTGTGTCCGCCGCCGCAGCCGACGCAGCGGCGGCCGCGTCCGAACCCGCGCCGTGGCTCGTCGAGCACGCGAAGCGCCTCACCCAGCAGCGCGAAGCGCTGATGGCCCGCGCGCAGGCCGCCCCGGCCGCACCGCAATCGCCGGCCCGTGCGCAGCAGGACGCCGCACCGGCGACGCCGGCCGGCTGGGCGCGCGACATCGTGCGCGACGCCGAACGCCGGATGCCGTCCGCTGGCGCTGCCACGCTTCGCCAGGGCGAAGCGAGCGCGGCGAAGCCGGTCGAACGCGCGCGCCTGTCCGCGGAAGCGGCGGCCGCGGTGGCCGACGCGGTGAAGACGCGCATCGAGAGCATCGTCAACGACACCGTGATGCACGAGCTCGGCGCGATGCGCGGGATGATGGAAGAGCAGTTCGACAGCCTGATGTGGCACGACCGCCAGCGCCGCAGCCCGGTGCACGGCGCGCTGACCAAACATTTGTTCTCGGCCGGCTTCTCCGCGCAACTGGTGCGGATGCTGGTCGACAACCTGCCGTCCGGTGACGGCGCGCAAACCTTCGAGCAGGCCGCCGAATGGGCGCAGTCGGTGCTCGCGGCGAACCTGCCGGTGCTCGAGAGCGAAGACGCGCTGATGGAGCGCGGCGGCGTGTTCGCGCTGATGGGGCCCACGGGGGTCGGCAAGACGACGACCACCGCGAAGCTCGCCGCGCGCTGCGTGATGCGCTTCGGCGCGAGCAAGGTCGCACTCCTGACCACCGACAGCTACCGGATCGGCGGCCACGAGCAACTGCGCATCTTCGGCAAGATCCTCGGCGTGCCCGTGCACGCGGTGAAGGACGCGGGCGACCTCGAGCTCGCGCTGTCCGAGCTGCGCAACAAGCACATCGTGCTGATCGACACGATCGGCATGAGCCAGCGCGACCGCGCGCTGTCCGACCAGATCGCGATGCTGCACGGTGCGAACGCACCGGTCCAGCGCCTGTTGCTGCTCAACGCGACGAGCCACGGCGACACGCTCAACGAGGTCGTCCAGGCTTACCGCAGCGCGGCCGAATATCCCGATCTGGCCGGCTGCATCCTGACCAAGCTCGACGAGGCGACTCACCTCGGCGGCGTGCTCGACACGGTGATCCGCTACAAGCTGCCGGTCCATTACGTGTCGACCGGCCAGAAGGTGCCGGAGAACCTGTACGTCGCATCGACCCGGTTCCTGCTGAAGAGCGCGTTCTGTGTGCCGCGCGACGGCTCGCCCTTCGTGCCGCAGGACGAGGACATGCCGACGCTGCTTTCCGCTCTGACCGCACGTTCCACCGCCGAGCTGCACGAGGTGCGATTTGGATAA
- a CDS encoding MinD/ParA family ATP-binding protein yields the protein MDKPIIDQAEGLRRLLAGRASRIVAVTGGPAGVGCTTTVVNVAAALAALGKDVLVVDERADVHSAAATLAGAWLRDGERTRVAAGFGLCAAPRDGYSDSQLSDFIDGQADIVLVDAQLGADGTFSPLAREAHDVLIVTRVAAQAITEAYACMKRLHFAHAVAQFRVLTNHVGSHADARTAFDNLAGVASRYLTVSIADAGCVSADPLVEHARDLMHTAVDAFPSSAAARDYRQLAADLLYWPMRPRSGAGRAVHAGGKPSYEAGAAHAA from the coding sequence TTGGATAAACCGATCATCGACCAGGCCGAAGGGCTGCGGCGCCTGCTGGCCGGGCGCGCGTCGCGCATCGTCGCGGTGACGGGCGGGCCGGCCGGGGTCGGCTGCACGACGACCGTCGTGAACGTCGCGGCCGCGCTGGCCGCGCTCGGCAAGGACGTGCTCGTCGTCGACGAGCGCGCCGACGTGCATTCGGCCGCGGCGACGCTCGCGGGCGCGTGGCTGCGCGACGGCGAACGCACGCGCGTCGCCGCCGGGTTCGGCCTGTGCGCGGCCCCGCGGGACGGTTACAGCGATTCGCAATTGAGCGACTTCATCGACGGCCAGGCGGACATCGTTCTGGTCGACGCGCAGCTCGGTGCCGACGGCACGTTCTCCCCGCTCGCGCGCGAGGCGCACGACGTGCTGATCGTCACGCGGGTCGCCGCGCAGGCGATCACCGAGGCGTACGCATGCATGAAGCGCCTGCATTTCGCGCACGCGGTCGCGCAGTTCCGCGTGCTGACCAATCACGTCGGCAGCCATGCCGACGCCAGGACCGCATTCGACAACCTCGCGGGCGTCGCGAGCCGCTACCTGACGGTGTCGATCGCCGACGCCGGCTGCGTGAGCGCCGATCCGCTCGTCGAGCATGCGCGCGACCTGATGCATACCGCGGTCGACGCGTTCCCGTCGTCGGCCGCCGCGCGCGATTACCGGCAGCTTGCCGCCGACCTGCTGTACTGGCCGATGCGCCCGCGCTCGGGCGCCGGCCGTGCCGTGCATGCGGGCGGCAAGCCGTCGTACGAGGCGGGTGCGGCACACGCCGCGTGA
- a CDS encoding RNA polymerase sigma factor FliA: MMYNAQGKMTQADVLAQYAPLVRRLGLQLVAKMPASVDLDDLIQAGMIGLMDAAGRYKEDQGAQFETYATQRIRGAMLDELRSNDWLPRSLRKTSREVEYAVHQVEQQLGRSASETEIAQHLKMPLDEYQGMLQDLHGSQLIYYEDFDRAADDEPFLDRYRVDHADPLSSLLDEHLREALVEAIERLPEREKLLMSLYYERGLNLREIGAVLEVSESRVCQLHSQAVARLRARLREQAWVGAEN, translated from the coding sequence ATGATGTACAACGCTCAAGGAAAGATGACCCAGGCCGACGTGCTCGCGCAATACGCGCCGCTCGTGCGGCGCCTGGGGCTGCAGCTCGTCGCGAAGATGCCGGCGAGCGTCGATCTCGACGACCTGATCCAGGCCGGCATGATCGGCCTGATGGACGCGGCCGGCCGCTACAAGGAAGACCAGGGCGCCCAGTTCGAGACCTACGCGACGCAGCGCATTCGCGGCGCGATGCTCGACGAGCTGCGCAGCAACGACTGGCTGCCGCGCAGCCTGCGCAAGACGTCGCGCGAGGTCGAGTACGCGGTGCACCAGGTCGAGCAGCAGCTCGGCCGCTCCGCGAGCGAGACCGAGATCGCGCAGCACCTGAAGATGCCGCTCGACGAATACCAGGGGATGCTGCAGGACCTGCACGGCAGCCAGCTCATCTATTACGAGGATTTCGATCGCGCGGCCGACGACGAGCCGTTCCTCGACCGCTATCGCGTCGATCACGCCGATCCGTTGTCGTCGCTGCTCGACGAACACCTGCGCGAGGCGCTCGTCGAAGCGATCGAGCGCCTGCCCGAGCGCGAGAAGCTGCTGATGTCGCTGTACTACGAGCGCGGGCTGAACCTGCGCGAGATCGGCGCGGTGCTCGAGGTCAGCGAGTCGCGCGTGTGCCAGCTGCACAGCCAGGCCGTCGCGCGGCTGCGTGCGCGGCTGCGCGAACAGGCTTGGGTGGGGGCGGAGAACTGA
- the ahcY gene encoding adenosylhomocysteinase: protein MNAIIDSQASKDYIVADMALAGWGRKELNIAETEMPGLVQIRDEYKAQQPLKGARIAGSLHMTIQTGVLIETLKALGADVRWASCNIFSTQDHAAAAIVEAGTPVFAFKGESLDEYWEFSHRIFEWPNGEFANMILDDGGDATLLLILGSKAEKDRSVIAKPTNEEEVALFKSIAKHLDADPTWYSTRLAHIKGVTEETTTGVHRLYQMEKDGRLPFPAFNVNDSVTKSKFDNLYGCRESLVDGIKRATDVMIAGKVAVVAGYGDVGKGCAQSLRGLGATVWVTEIDPICALQAAMEGYRVVTMEYAADKADIFVTATGNYHVINHDHMKAMRHNAIVCNIGHFDSEIDVASTRQYQWENIKPQVDHIIFPDGKRVILLAEGRLVNLGCATGHPSFVMSNSFANQTLAQIELFTRGEQYENKVYVLPKHLDEKVARLHLARIGANLSVLSDEQAAYIGVQKDGPFKPNHYRY from the coding sequence ATGAACGCCATTATCGATTCCCAGGCTTCCAAGGATTACATCGTCGCCGACATGGCGCTTGCCGGCTGGGGCCGCAAGGAACTGAACATCGCCGAGACCGAAATGCCGGGCCTCGTGCAGATCCGCGACGAATACAAGGCGCAGCAGCCGCTGAAGGGCGCGCGCATCGCAGGTTCGCTGCACATGACGATCCAGACCGGCGTGCTGATCGAGACGCTGAAGGCGCTCGGCGCGGACGTTCGCTGGGCGTCGTGCAACATCTTCTCGACGCAGGACCACGCTGCCGCCGCGATCGTCGAAGCCGGTACGCCGGTGTTCGCGTTCAAGGGCGAGTCGCTCGACGAATACTGGGAGTTCTCGCACCGCATCTTCGAATGGCCGAACGGCGAATTCGCGAACATGATCCTGGACGACGGCGGCGACGCAACGCTGCTGCTGATTCTCGGCTCGAAGGCCGAGAAGGACCGTTCGGTGATCGCGAAGCCGACCAACGAGGAAGAAGTCGCGCTCTTCAAGTCGATCGCGAAGCACCTCGACGCCGATCCGACCTGGTACTCCACGCGTCTCGCGCACATCAAGGGCGTGACCGAGGAAACCACGACCGGCGTGCACCGCCTGTACCAGATGGAAAAGGACGGCCGCCTGCCGTTCCCTGCGTTCAACGTGAACGATTCGGTCACGAAGTCGAAGTTCGACAACCTGTACGGCTGCCGCGAGTCGCTCGTCGACGGCATCAAGCGCGCGACCGACGTGATGATCGCGGGCAAGGTCGCGGTCGTCGCGGGCTACGGCGACGTGGGCAAGGGCTGCGCGCAATCGCTGCGCGGCCTGGGCGCGACCGTGTGGGTCACCGAAATCGATCCGATCTGCGCGCTGCAGGCGGCGATGGAAGGCTACCGCGTCGTGACGATGGAATACGCGGCCGACAAGGCCGACATCTTCGTGACGGCGACCGGCAACTACCACGTGATCAACCACGATCACATGAAGGCGATGCGCCACAACGCGATCGTCTGCAACATCGGCCACTTCGACTCGGAAATCGACGTCGCGTCGACCCGCCAGTACCAGTGGGAAAACATCAAGCCGCAGGTCGACCACATCATCTTCCCCGACGGCAAGCGCGTGATCCTGCTGGCCGAAGGCCGCCTCGTGAACCTCGGCTGCGCGACCGGCCACCCGTCGTTCGTGATGTCGAACTCGTTCGCGAACCAGACGCTCGCGCAGATCGAACTCTTCACGCGCGGCGAACAGTACGAGAACAAGGTGTACGTGCTGCCGAAGCATCTCGATGAAAAGGTCGCGCGCCTGCACCTCGCGCGCATCGGCGCGAACCTGTCCGTGCTGTCGGACGAGCAGGCCGCGTACATCGGCGTGCAGAAGGACGGCCCGTTCAAGCCGAACCACTACCGCTACTGA
- a CDS encoding phage holin family protein: MSVILTWVINALALLIITYLVPSIHIKSFGTALIIAVVLGLINTVIRPVLILLTLPVTIVTLGVFILVVNALCFWFASSLLKGFEVSGFWSAFFGSILYSIVSWLLSALIFGQRDIG; this comes from the coding sequence ATGAGCGTCATCCTCACCTGGGTCATCAACGCCCTCGCGCTGCTGATCATCACGTACCTCGTGCCGTCGATCCACATCAAGAGCTTCGGCACCGCGCTGATCATCGCGGTCGTGCTCGGCCTGATCAACACGGTGATCCGTCCGGTGCTGATCCTGCTGACGCTGCCGGTCACGATCGTCACGCTCGGGGTGTTCATCCTCGTGGTGAACGCGCTGTGCTTCTGGTTCGCGTCGTCGCTGCTGAAGGGTTTCGAGGTGTCGGGCTTCTGGTCGGCGTTCTTCGGTTCGATCCTGTACAGCATCGTGTCGTGGCTGCTGTCCGCGCTGATCTTCGGGCAGCGCGACATCGGCTGA
- the metF gene encoding methylenetetrahydrofolate reductase [NAD(P)H]: protein MKSIELSFEFFPPKTADGVEKLRATRAQLLPLKPKFVSVTFGAGGSTQQGTLDTVLDMQKDGLEAAPHLSCIGSSRDNLRAILDQYRSHGIRHIVALRGDLPSGMGEVGELRYASELVSFIRAEHGDWFHIEVAGYPEYHPQSRSPKADLENFARKVKAGANSAITQYFFNADAYFRFVDDARKLGVDVPIVPGIMPITNFSQLMRFSEMCGAEVPRWVARRLESFGDDRDAIRAFGADVVTSLCQRLIDAGVPGLHFYTLNAAAATRTICERLTM from the coding sequence ATGAAATCGATCGAACTCTCGTTTGAATTCTTCCCGCCGAAGACGGCGGACGGCGTCGAGAAGCTGCGCGCGACGCGTGCGCAGCTGCTTCCGCTGAAGCCGAAATTCGTCTCCGTGACGTTCGGCGCCGGCGGCTCGACGCAGCAGGGCACGCTCGATACCGTGCTCGACATGCAGAAGGACGGCCTCGAGGCCGCGCCGCACCTGTCGTGCATCGGCTCATCGCGCGACAACCTGCGCGCGATCCTCGACCAGTATCGCTCGCACGGCATCCGGCACATCGTCGCGCTGCGCGGCGACCTGCCGTCGGGGATGGGCGAGGTCGGCGAGCTGCGCTATGCGTCCGAGCTCGTCAGCTTCATCCGCGCCGAGCATGGCGACTGGTTTCACATCGAAGTCGCCGGCTATCCGGAATACCACCCGCAATCGCGCTCGCCGAAGGCCGATCTCGAGAACTTCGCGCGCAAGGTGAAAGCCGGCGCGAATTCCGCGATCACGCAGTACTTCTTCAACGCCGACGCGTATTTCCGCTTCGTCGACGACGCGCGCAAGCTGGGTGTGGACGTGCCGATCGTGCCGGGCATCATGCCGATCACGAACTTCTCGCAGCTGATGCGCTTCTCGGAAATGTGCGGCGCGGAAGTGCCGCGCTGGGTCGCGCGCCGGCTCGAGAGCTTCGGCGACGATCGCGACGCGATCCGTGCGTTCGGCGCGGACGTCGTCACGAGCCTGTGCCAGCGCCTGATCGACGCGGGCGTGCCGGGTCTGCACTTCTATACGCTGAACGCGGCGGCCGCGACGCGGACCATCTGCGAACGGCTCACGATGTAA